Proteins encoded by one window of Engraulis encrasicolus isolate BLACKSEA-1 chromosome 21, IST_EnEncr_1.0, whole genome shotgun sequence:
- the si:ch211-119e14.1 gene encoding cilia- and flagella-associated protein 251, with protein sequence MAASNGPVVVLLLLLVILVALLSFLYWRLNRDTNGQYTVREMVLGKDGLRDRMVSGVAAMETRLGVNLLPRPRTGDDGDGEDARDQGSSGQLVRDRDLEKGGSSQVEEEERRRRKEEEEEQRADGRAENGHTDRRQEEEEEDEEEDSEDDYSSMGGTDLRVRAKLMEEVDEEVEEQERDKREGGGEEEKTRKEGDEEKEEGEKRGLLVNLQEFSGSAIWSGETKEAEEDMDTDLTAL encoded by the exons ATGGCAGCCAGCAACGGCCCAGtggtggtcctcctcctcctgctagtCATCCTCGTAGCCCTCCTGAGCTTCCTCTACTGGCGCCTGAACAGGGACACCAACGGCCAGTATACGGTGCGCGAGATGGTCCTCGGCAAGGACGGCCTCCGCGACCGGATGGTGTCCGGGGTGGCCGCCATGGAGACCAGGCTGGGCGTGAACCTGTTGCCCAGGCCGAGGACTGGTGACGATGGCGACGGCGAGGACGCACG GGATCAGGGGAGCAGCGGACAGTTGGTGCGCGACCGAGACCTAGAGAAAGGTGGCTCGAgtcaggtggaggaggaagagcggaggaggaggaaggaggaggaggaggagcagagggccGATGGAAGAGCTGAGAACGGACATACAGACCGcagacaagaggaagaggaagaagacgaaGAGGAAGACTCTGAGGATGACTATTCCAGCATGGGTGGCACGGACCTGCGGGTAAGGGCCAAGCTGATGGAGGAGgttgatgaggaggtggaggagcaggagagggacaagcgagaaggcggaggagaggaggagaagaccaggaaggagggagatgaggagaaggaggagggagagaagaggggcttGCTTGTCAACCTTCAGGAGTTTTCGGGCAGTGCCATTTGGTCAGGGGAGacaaaggaggcggaggaggacatGGACACTGACCTGACAGCACTGTGA